From Hartmannibacter diazotrophicus, a single genomic window includes:
- a CDS encoding LysR family transcriptional regulator yields MNLRQLAAFIGVYEEGSFSAAARRLNATQSGLSMQIQNLEEQIGLRLFDRSPRGVVPTHSGQRLYVRAIDIMRNLDEISVEIRTLSEGVGGTVRIGLMPTFSRGVLAPALAAFIADYPNVKVSVVEAYSAVLTDEVAAGNLDFAIVPSAPQREGLRTRWLGTDRELLVRRAGDGPPHLSPVRLRDLSPMKLVLPARGNARRDAFDSYAELHGVALSALVDMDAMIATLEFVANSDFMTILPETICINDIDGTVRSLHPIADPALSVDYAVIEPAKNALLPAAELFLDGLERQYRLSKSVWQGMPVSSHHEN; encoded by the coding sequence TTGAACCTCAGACAGCTTGCCGCCTTCATCGGTGTCTACGAGGAAGGCTCCTTTTCCGCGGCGGCGCGACGCCTCAATGCCACGCAGTCGGGCCTTTCCATGCAGATCCAGAATCTCGAGGAACAGATCGGCCTGCGTCTGTTCGATCGTTCGCCGCGCGGTGTCGTCCCGACCCATTCCGGGCAGAGGCTCTATGTCAGGGCCATCGACATCATGCGAAACCTCGACGAGATCTCGGTCGAAATCCGAACATTGTCGGAAGGTGTCGGCGGGACTGTCCGGATCGGGCTGATGCCGACCTTCAGCCGGGGCGTTCTGGCACCCGCACTGGCGGCGTTCATCGCCGATTATCCCAACGTGAAGGTTTCCGTCGTCGAGGCGTATAGCGCCGTCCTGACGGACGAGGTGGCGGCGGGAAACCTCGATTTCGCCATTGTGCCAAGCGCTCCCCAGCGCGAGGGTTTGCGCACGCGCTGGCTCGGCACCGACCGTGAGCTTCTGGTGCGCCGTGCGGGCGATGGCCCGCCGCATCTGTCGCCGGTTCGACTGCGTGACCTCAGTCCGATGAAGCTGGTCCTGCCGGCGCGCGGCAATGCCCGCCGCGACGCCTTCGACAGCTATGCGGAATTGCACGGCGTTGCTCTTTCGGCGCTGGTCGACATGGACGCCATGATCGCGACGCTCGAATTTGTCGCCAATTCGGATTTCATGACCATCCTGCCGGAAACGATCTGCATCAACGACATCGACGGGACGGTGCGCTCGCTGCACCCGATCGCGGATCCGGCATTGTCCGTCGACTATGCGGTGATCGAGCCTGCGAAAAATGCTCTCCTGCCGGCGGCCGAGCTGTTTCTTGATGGACTGGAGCGTCAGTATCGTCTGTCAAAGTCCGTGTGGCAGGGGATGC